A single Cellulomonas sp. SLBN-39 DNA region contains:
- a CDS encoding aspartate/glutamate racemase family protein, with translation MSDEVGVIGGVGPAATVCFLDLVVRHTAAGRDQDHVNMVVLQHAAIPDRTAYILGRSADDPGPVMAADARRLEGLGVQFVVVPCNTAHHFTQEVAAAVRIPVLSIVDETVDEVARRIGTGTVGLLATSGTLAAQVYQHAAAARGLTTVQPDEDDQRTVMRVIYDQVKAGLPADVDALLAVADRLRARGADAVVLGCTELSVVAAAHDLLGDRTLVDSLDVLARRTVVRAGRPLRD, from the coding sequence GTGAGCGACGAGGTCGGGGTCATCGGCGGGGTCGGACCGGCCGCGACGGTGTGCTTCCTCGACCTCGTCGTGCGGCACACCGCCGCGGGGCGCGACCAGGACCACGTGAACATGGTCGTGCTCCAGCACGCCGCCATCCCCGACCGGACCGCGTACATCCTCGGGCGGTCCGCGGACGACCCGGGCCCGGTGATGGCCGCCGACGCCCGACGGCTCGAGGGGCTCGGCGTGCAGTTCGTCGTGGTGCCGTGCAACACCGCGCACCACTTCACGCAGGAGGTCGCCGCGGCGGTGCGGATCCCCGTGCTGTCGATCGTCGACGAGACGGTCGACGAGGTCGCGCGGCGGATCGGCACCGGCACGGTCGGGCTGCTCGCGACGAGCGGCACCCTCGCCGCGCAGGTGTACCAGCACGCCGCCGCGGCGCGCGGGCTCACCACGGTCCAGCCCGACGAGGACGACCAGCGCACCGTCATGCGGGTGATCTACGACCAGGTCAAGGCGGGGCTGCCGGCGGACGTCGACGCGCTGCTCGCGGTCGCGGACCGGCTCCGGGCCCGCGGCGCGGACGCGGTCGTGCTGGGCTGCACCGAGCTCTCGGTGGTCGCCGCCGCGCACGACCTGCTCGGGGACCGCACGCTCGTCGACTCCCTCGACGTGCTGGCCCGCCGCACGGTCGTGCGGGCGGGGCGTCCCCTGCGGGACTGA
- a CDS encoding carboxylate--amine ligase — MSRRTHGTAQVPAPDLQPVILGGDIGAYSLARAFHEAYGVRPVVVSTVATGLVRDSRILRNVVEPGIDDAPTVVKRLRTIAAWYPDKQLIALGSADWLVRTLVENRSRLEDLYTIPYVDLTTFDKVTDKVLFGELCLRLGIDHPATVVHDVQGGGVPDTSGLRFPVIAKAADTAAYHLVEFPGKMKVFTVDSPADLAELLERVRASGFQGAFVIQDLIPGDDSGMRILTCYCDQDGKVRFSAFGDVLVEEHTPGALGNPAGIVTRHDQRIVEQATRLLEHLGWRGFANFDLKYDPRDGRTVFFELNPRLGRSNFYITAGGRNSVELYVREHLQGLDAMPDGVPDHLAEPHLYTVLPRPLLRRYVTDPQMRATVRRLERERRVTNPLWYRAETHPRRIAYLLAAQANQVRKFRRYYPWPRRGAGA; from the coding sequence ATGAGCCGGCGCACCCACGGCACCGCCCAGGTCCCCGCCCCGGACCTGCAGCCCGTCATCCTCGGCGGGGACATCGGTGCCTACTCCCTCGCGCGGGCGTTCCACGAGGCGTACGGCGTGCGCCCCGTGGTCGTCTCGACGGTGGCGACGGGACTCGTGCGGGACTCGCGGATCCTGCGCAACGTCGTCGAGCCCGGCATCGACGACGCCCCGACCGTGGTCAAGCGGCTGCGCACGATCGCGGCCTGGTACCCGGACAAGCAGCTCATCGCCCTGGGCAGCGCCGACTGGCTGGTGCGCACCCTCGTGGAGAACCGGTCCCGCCTGGAGGACCTGTACACGATCCCGTACGTCGACCTGACGACGTTCGACAAGGTCACCGACAAGGTCCTGTTCGGCGAGCTGTGCCTGCGCCTGGGCATCGACCACCCCGCGACCGTCGTGCACGACGTGCAGGGCGGCGGCGTGCCGGACACGTCCGGGCTGCGGTTCCCCGTGATCGCGAAGGCCGCGGACACCGCCGCGTACCACCTCGTGGAGTTCCCCGGGAAGATGAAGGTCTTCACGGTCGACTCGCCGGCCGACCTGGCCGAGCTCCTCGAGCGGGTCCGGGCGTCGGGCTTCCAGGGCGCGTTCGTCATCCAGGACCTCATCCCCGGCGACGACTCGGGCATGCGGATCCTCACGTGCTACTGCGACCAGGACGGCAAGGTGCGCTTCTCGGCGTTCGGCGACGTCCTCGTCGAGGAGCACACGCCCGGTGCGCTGGGCAACCCCGCGGGCATCGTCACGCGGCACGACCAGCGCATCGTCGAGCAGGCCACCCGCCTGCTCGAGCACCTCGGCTGGCGCGGGTTCGCGAACTTCGACCTCAAGTACGACCCGCGGGACGGGCGCACGGTGTTCTTCGAGCTCAACCCCCGCCTGGGGCGCTCGAACTTCTACATCACCGCCGGCGGGCGCAACTCCGTGGAGCTGTACGTGCGCGAGCACCTGCAGGGCCTGGACGCGATGCCCGACGGCGTGCCCGACCACCTGGCCGAGCCGCACCTGTACACGGTCCTGCCGCGCCCGCTGCTGCGCCGGTACGTCACCGACCCGCAGATGCGTGCCACGGTCCGCCGCCTGGAGCGCGAGCGCCGGGTGACCAACCCGCTGTGGTACCGCGCGGAGACGCACCCGCGGCGCATCGCCTACCTGCTGGCCGCGCAGGCCAACCAGGTGCGCAAGTTCCGCCGGTACTACCCCTGGCCGCGGCGGGGGGCGGGCGCGTGA
- a CDS encoding dihydrofolate reductase family protein, translated as MPGPALDQLIPAGRTAALAPAPDEPDLVALLRRPRARLVRANMVASVDGAAHGPDDRSGSLGSPADARVFAVLRALADVVLVGAGTVRAEGYRELPVAAGLRDVRRGLGLAPGIVLAVVTRSGRVPEEVLTGPADVLVVTGDGGVREATATAGADRVLHVPSGEHDGPDLGGAVDALVARGLPHVLAEGGPRLLGDLLGAGLVDELCLTTSPVVVGGSAPRVVADGAWLVPGPAARLAHLLHAPDGTLLACWDLGGHPSAGRTAG; from the coding sequence GTGCCCGGACCTGCGCTCGACCAGCTGATCCCCGCCGGACGGACCGCGGCCCTGGCGCCCGCGCCGGACGAGCCGGACCTCGTGGCGCTGCTGCGGCGTCCCCGCGCGCGACTCGTGCGGGCGAACATGGTCGCCAGCGTCGACGGCGCCGCGCACGGCCCCGACGACCGCTCGGGCTCGCTGGGCAGCCCGGCGGACGCGCGGGTGTTCGCGGTGCTGCGGGCCCTGGCGGACGTCGTGCTCGTCGGTGCCGGGACGGTGCGGGCCGAGGGGTACCGGGAGCTGCCCGTGGCGGCAGGGCTGCGGGACGTGCGGCGCGGGCTCGGGCTCGCGCCCGGGATCGTGCTCGCGGTCGTGACGCGGTCGGGGCGGGTGCCCGAGGAGGTGCTGACGGGGCCGGCCGACGTGCTCGTCGTGACGGGTGACGGCGGGGTGCGCGAGGCGACGGCGACGGCCGGCGCCGACCGGGTCCTGCACGTGCCGTCGGGCGAGCACGACGGGCCCGACCTGGGCGGTGCGGTGGACGCGCTGGTCGCGCGCGGGCTGCCGCACGTGCTGGCGGAGGGCGGGCCGCGCCTGCTGGGCGACCTGCTGGGCGCCGGGCTCGTCGACGAGCTGTGCCTGACCACGAGCCCCGTCGTCGTGGGCGGGTCCGCGCCCCGGGTCGTCGCGGACGGTGCGTGGCTCGTGCCGGGCCCCGCCGCGCGCCTCGCGCACCTGCTGCACGCCCCCGACGGGACGCTGCTCGCGTGCTGGGACCTCGGCGGGCACCCGTCGGCCGGTCGCACGGCGGGCTGA
- a CDS encoding manganese efflux pump MntP family protein: MTLLDLLAIALGVSMDAVAVALAQGMRMRRPRVRDALLVAGLFGTFQGLMPLLGWALSARFAQAASAFAPWVAFGLLLAVGAHMVHEAREQAADGTADDVRSGAADGPDGGPVDGPTGAHAAGGGLALAAAPVAPVRPAVRTLLVLAVATSIDALAVGVGLGLMEAPVAAATGLMAGVTAVLSAGAVLAGARLGARLGRWATLAGGLVLILIGARILLVHLLG, encoded by the coding sequence GTGACCCTGCTCGACCTGCTCGCGATCGCTCTCGGCGTCTCGATGGACGCGGTCGCCGTGGCGCTCGCCCAGGGCATGCGCATGCGACGGCCCCGGGTGCGCGACGCCCTGCTGGTCGCCGGGCTCTTCGGGACCTTCCAGGGGCTCATGCCGCTGCTCGGGTGGGCGCTGTCGGCACGGTTCGCGCAGGCCGCGAGCGCGTTCGCGCCGTGGGTCGCGTTCGGGCTCCTGCTGGCGGTGGGCGCGCACATGGTGCACGAGGCCCGCGAGCAGGCTGCGGACGGCACGGCGGACGACGTGCGCAGCGGTGCCGCGGACGGGCCCGACGGCGGTCCCGTCGACGGTCCCACGGGCGCCCACGCCGCGGGCGGCGGCCTGGCGCTCGCCGCAGCACCGGTCGCACCCGTGCGGCCCGCGGTCCGGACGCTGCTCGTGCTCGCGGTGGCGACCTCGATCGACGCGCTCGCCGTGGGTGTGGGGCTCGGGCTCATGGAGGCGCCGGTCGCCGCGGCGACGGGACTGATGGCCGGCGTGACGGCGGTCCTCTCCGCGGGCGCAGTGCTGGCCGGGGCACGGCTCGGGGCCCGGCTGGGCCGGTGGGCGACGCTCGCGGGCGGGCTGGTGCTCATCCTCATCGGGGCGCGCATCCTGCTGGTGCACCTGCTGGGATGA